GGCCCAGTTGGATGCTAAGGAGGTCAAACTTGAGCTTCGCCCGCATCCGATCCAAGACGTAATTGACACTGCTCTTGAAGAATCCAGGCAAATACTTGCCGGCAATCCAGTTGAGGTACGCGTTCCAGAACAACTTCCATTTGCTCTCATGGACGCTATGTGGATTACCAAAGTGCTCCGTCATCTTCTGGAGAATGCAGTCAAGTACTCGCAACCGGAATCGCCGATCTTTATCAGCTCTGAAGTAAAAGGCGACCGCCTCATCACGAACGTTGCCGACCGTGGAAGCGGAATCGATGACCTTGAGCGCTCACTTATTTTCGACAAATTTTACCGGGGACAAAGCCAGCGCTATCGTGTTCAGGGTACCGGAATGGGATTGGCTATTGTAAAAGCCATCGTCGAAGCACATGGCGGTCGCATTGACGTGGCCAGCCAGCTCGGACATGGCTCCGTCTTTTCTTTCAGCTTGCCAATCGCCTCTTAACAGAGGAAATCAACTTCGAGATTCTGAGCGACTTATTTTGCAATTTCTGCGACATCGATTTTTCTTTCGGCTGCTGACTCCTTGTCTGGCTTGAGCTCACGGATATCTTCAATAAAGGTGACAATCACAACGATCGCAGAACCGACAATCCCCAAGCCAAACAACGTCACAAAGATATCAGTAATGATCCGCAGCATCCTTTAGTCATGCTGAAGAAATGCCTATAAATAATGCATAAAGAAACCATAATGAGTTTGGCAGCAACGGGGAGTGAACCGAGATCTAGTTCGTTTGATTACGTTCCTGATCTAAGCTGAGCGGAGGCTCGCGTCGCAATTGGCTAGCTGCAAACAGCGAGAGCCCTGAATGAGTGGTTAAGATCAGCGCTATAGCGTTGTAGGCATCCCGCTTCCGTCAACGATGACTAACATGCACATCTCACGTGCGCGCGCTGACAATGCTTCGGGGATTTAGCGCGTTTGGGAATCGTCACCATTTTTCGCGCCTTGCTGCCTGTTCCGTCGCGACCAGCCCGTCCCATGACCAGTGTGGGATGATGAGGCCGTTCGGCACGTCGTCGCCGGACCGGTAGTAGCGGGACATGGTTGTCGTGGTCGCCCAGGCGAAATAATCGTGCAGCACTTGTCGCAAAACATCGTGGTTGGCCAATCCAACATCGGCGAGAGCCACATCGAAGCAGGCAATCGCACGGCGATTCATTTCATCGTGCTCCCCGTTCCCACTGTGCATCTTGACCACCGTGGTCTCGTCACCATAAGAATCGGAATACGCGGTGGGACCACCGAGAGCTTCGGCCCAATAAGCGGCGAGGCGCTCGACGTGCTGAGGGTGGAAGCCATGGCTGAACGCATGTGCCAGCTTCGTTGCCACCGGCTGCCTCGAAGACCGTCTGCATGTGCAGATGATGACAATCCTTTCGCTCCAACGCAAGACGCTAAGGCCGGTGCAAAAACGCTGACGCGCTCACAGGCTGATCCGACACGGCGAGCTGCAGTTGAGTGCGGAGCCCACCGCGCTGTGACAACCGGAATCCGCTGCCAGGGAAAATCGTCCGACGGCTAAAATCTCGCCCTGGACGTGACTGCGTTCGGCCATCACAGAACATGGCCCATAGCGGAGGCTTGAGGATGGTCCCGCTGCGCGATGGCGAAAAGAACGAGTTCTACTCGCGTTGCGACTCCAAGCTTTTCGAAGATGCGGAATAGATAATTCTTGACGGTATGTTCGCTGAGCGAAAGATGCTTTGAGATCTCTCGGTTGCTCAGCCCCTCGGCCACTAAACGAACTACTTGCGCTTCGCGGGCGGAGAGCAGGGTTCGGCCCTTCGCGTCCACAATGTTGATCGGTTTAATCCTGCGGAGTTCCTCCAGGACCGAATGCAATTCTTGCGAGCTGGCCCAGATCTGACCTGCGTGCACGCTCTCGATACAACGTGCCAGAAGTTGGGGAGAATAGAAGCGATGAAATACACCTGCGACTCCGGCGCGAAAGCTTTCGACTACCAGCTTAGGATCCCCTTGCTCCAACAGAACGACACTCCTGATGTGTGGTGCGCGCAACCGCAGCATGCGTACAACGTTGAGAGCGCTCAACGAACCACCTGCCAGCGAGATGGCTAGAACGGCAACATCGAAGGATTCCCGGCTGATCTCCTCAACGCAGTCGTCGGGATTCAGGGACTTGGCAACTGTGACTTCGAATCGTGGATTGCGGAAGCGTCGCAAGGCGTCGGCTAAAAGCTGGCTGGCCATTGGCGAGGCATCAGCCACGTAGAGACGAATCATTCCAGAGCTCCATTCGGCCCCTTGTTTCTCAAAGCTCAGGAAGCCTGCTCTGACATGTTATTGATTCAGAGTTCCTGTCCCGAGATGTTCCAGATGTTCACAGTTTAGTAAAGGGCTGCCCATTGCCGTGGAGAACGCCCCTATGCCGGGCTCCCCCTGTCGGATTCGGAGAGTTCGGTGACACTCCTGTTCATTTTTTTGCGCGGCCCTCACCCATCTCCTTCCTTTATTTGTAAACGGCCGATAATGGCGCCCGTCCGTTTCTGAGACGACTTGCTCTGCCTCGCAGGAGTAAATCTTCTCTATCTGCACCGGAGACAGAAAACCCTCTGGAACGTCGAGCACGAAAGTTTTTCAACTGAGGGAACTCTGAATCTAGCTGCGGCCCTGAGAGATCCCATCGAATTGTTCGAACGAGTTAACCAGGTAATCACTGGGAGCGCCACCCGGTGATGACCGAAATCGGCA
This genomic interval from Terriglobales bacterium contains the following:
- a CDS encoding response regulator transcription factor, which gives rise to MIRLYVADASPMASQLLADALRRFRNPRFEVTVAKSLNPDDCVEEISRESFDVAVLAISLAGGSLSALNVVRMLRLRAPHIRSVVLLEQGDPKLVVESFRAGVAGVFHRFYSPQLLARCIESVHAGQIWASSQELHSVLEELRRIKPINIVDAKGRTLLSAREAQVVRLVAEGLSNREISKHLSLSEHTVKNYLFRIFEKLGVATRVELVLFAIAQRDHPQASAMGHVL